In Deltaproteobacteria bacterium, a single genomic region encodes these proteins:
- a CDS encoding ABC transporter permease, with the protein MMRMTDALAASLETLSGHKLRSALTMLGMMFGVGAVIAMLSIGAGAQRRALGLIERMGVRNVLVRAKSLEKDELVEIRKKSTGLSLRDVDAIEEAVPQIDLAAPRVEIDAYKILSHTGKTEAKVYGVTPAHAHLTALTLAQGRMLDAIDERTHAQVCLLGSATRRELFGAAEALGQAVKVNDVWLEVVGVLAPEGDDDERIEGVAVASRAREILVPLSTAQRKFDHDPLEDPLAEITVRTLPDADPLAVAAVVAGLVERLHGGADDFEVVVPQQLLEQSRETQRLFDLVMGCIAGISLLVGGIGIMNIMLASVLEQTRAIGIRRAVGARRRDIGLQFLLTAFSLSLLGGAAGVGLGIGIADVVAAWADWPTVVTASTIVLSTGVSLAVGLVSGLYPALRAARLQPIEALRHE; encoded by the coding sequence ATGATGCGCATGACCGATGCGCTCGCGGCCTCGCTCGAGACCTTGAGCGGCCACAAGCTGCGCTCGGCGCTGACCATGCTCGGCATGATGTTCGGCGTCGGTGCCGTGATCGCGATGCTGTCGATCGGCGCCGGTGCTCAGCGACGTGCACTGGGCCTCATCGAGCGCATGGGCGTGCGCAATGTGTTGGTGCGCGCCAAGTCGTTGGAGAAGGACGAGCTGGTCGAGATCCGCAAGAAGTCGACCGGGCTCTCGCTGCGCGACGTCGATGCCATCGAGGAGGCGGTGCCGCAGATCGATCTCGCGGCGCCGCGGGTCGAGATCGACGCCTACAAGATCCTCTCGCACACGGGGAAGACCGAGGCCAAGGTCTACGGCGTGACCCCGGCCCACGCCCACCTCACGGCGTTGACGCTGGCGCAGGGGCGAATGCTCGACGCGATCGACGAACGCACCCACGCGCAGGTGTGCCTGCTCGGATCGGCGACCCGGCGCGAGCTGTTCGGCGCGGCCGAGGCGCTCGGGCAGGCGGTCAAGGTCAACGACGTGTGGCTCGAGGTGGTCGGTGTGCTCGCGCCCGAGGGCGACGACGACGAGCGCATCGAGGGCGTCGCGGTGGCCTCGCGGGCGCGCGAGATCCTCGTGCCGCTGTCGACCGCGCAGCGCAAGTTCGACCACGACCCCCTCGAGGATCCGCTGGCGGAGATCACGGTGCGCACGCTGCCCGATGCCGATCCGCTCGCAGTGGCGGCGGTGGTGGCCGGTCTGGTCGAGCGCCTGCACGGCGGCGCCGACGATTTCGAGGTGGTGGTGCCGCAGCAGCTGCTCGAGCAGAGCCGCGAGACCCAGCGCCTGTTCGATCTCGTGATGGGCTGCATCGCCGGCATCTCGCTGCTGGTCGGTGGCATCGGCATCATGAACATCATGCTGGCCTCGGTGTTGGAGCAGACCCGCGCGATCGGTATCCGTCGCGCGGTCGGGGCGCGCCGTCGCGACATCGGGCTGCAGTTCCTACTCACGGCGTTCTCGCTGTCGCTACTCGGGGGCGCAGCCGGCGTGGGCCTGGGCATCGGCATCGCCGACGTGGTCGCGGCGTGGGCCGACTGGCCGACGGTGGTCACGGCGTCGACCATCGTGCTCTCGACCGGGGTTTCGCTCGCGGTGGGCCTGGTGTCGGGCCTGTATCCGGCCCTACGCGCGGCGCGATTGCAGCCCATCGAGGCGCTGCGCCACGAGTGA